A window of Etheostoma spectabile isolate EspeVRDwgs_2016 chromosome 18, UIUC_Espe_1.0, whole genome shotgun sequence contains these coding sequences:
- the chga gene encoding LOW QUALITY PROTEIN: chromogranin-A (The sequence of the model RefSeq protein was modified relative to this genomic sequence to represent the inferred CDS: inserted 1 base in 1 codon), with translation MIGRGLFVLTLLSNCVMSLPVTPSQLENEDVKVMECIVEALADVLSRPHPRLVSXECWCTLKTDDRLVSVLRHHNFLKELQEIAVQGGQGRAPLQRDAGAPEPTTQSPQTADGADDQSMLEALGGPGERSILSQKKRIGNGDGEEDKHASLRAGESQEDVAEEVQEKRGNDEKPGSHVSESVDEWSEGKAEKREEEEEEYEEKRVNSEEENMIKDKKGAGSGEKRNAPRFKTKEKKFDTEDEGETNKRSAFLSHGPKQEEEQQEEEEEEEEDEGEMKRKSSTESLKRWTKRGKLMPTKKAQQFTSEQKVPHHSKEVPEEEKKTKKRNTQRSQEEKELQMIAKRGPEERRVLEEEGSASRKSEEPEIESLAAIESELENVAQKLHEMRRG, from the exons ATGATCGGAAGAGGACTGTTCGTTTTGACACTACTGTCCAACTGCG TTATGTCATTGCCAGTGACTCCAAGTCAGCTGGAGAATGAGGACGTAAAG GTGATGGAATGCATTGTGGAGGCGTTGGCAGATGTGCTGTCAAGGCCCCACCCCAGGCTTGTCA AGGAGTGTTGGTGCACCCTGAAGACag ATGACAGGCTTGTTTCTGTTCTTCGCCATCATAACTTTCTGAAAGAGCTGCAGGAGATCGCTGTCCAAG GTGGTCAGGGGAGAGCTCCACTGCAGAGAGACGCTGGTGCACCTGAACCAACCACTCAAAGTCCTCAGACTGCAGATGGTGCTGATG atcaatCCATGTTGGAGGCTTTAGGAGGCCCAGGCGAAAGATCCATCCTGTCCCAGAAGAAGAGGATAGGAAATGGAGACGGAGAGGAAGACAAGCACGCCAGTTTGAGAGCTGGAGAGTCACAGGAGGATGTTGCTGAAGAGGTGCAAGAGAAGAGGGGAAATGATGAGAAGCCAGGAAGTCATGTCTCTGAGTCTGTGGATGAGTGGAGTGAAGGCAAGGCTgaaaagagggaggaagaagaagaagaatacgAAGAAAAGAGAGTTAATTCAGAGGAAGAAAACATGATCAAGGACAAGAAAG GTGCTGGGTCTGGTGAAAAGAGAAATGCACCCAGattcaaaacaaaagagaagaagTTTGATACAGAAGACGAAGGGGAGACGAACAAGAGATCTGCATTTTTATCACATGGACCTAAACAAGAGGAGGaacagcaggaggaggaggaggaggaggaggaggatgaagggGAGATGAAGAGAAAGAGTAGTACGGAGAGCTTGAAGCGATGGACCAAGAGGGGCAAGCTGATGCCAACGAAGAAGGCGCAGCAGTTCACCAGTGAGCAGAAAGTGCCACATCACTCCAAAGAGGtcccagaagaagaaaagaagacgaAGAAAAGAAACACGCAGAGGAGTCAAGAGGAGAAGGAGCTGCAGATGATTGCTAAAAGGGGACCCGAGGAGAGGAGGGTGCTGGAGGAAGAGGGCAGCGCCAGCCGGAAGTCAGAG GAGCCAGAGATTGAAAGCCTGGCAGCCATCGAGTCAGAGCTCGAAAACGTTGCCCAGAAACTCCATGAGATGCGGCGAGGCTGA
- the ccn2a gene encoding CCN family member 2a translates to MSAGMKKVILLPFLSIMLSYMAAGQECSNQCSCPSTPPQCPPGVSLVLDGCGCCRVCAKQMGELCTEKDFCDPHKGLYCDFGAPINRRIGVCTAREGATCVFGGMMYKSGETFQSSCKYQCTCLDGAVGCVPLCSMDIRLPSPDCPMPRRVKVPGKCCEEWECDRHSFMGSALAAYREEETYGPDPSLMRENCLVQTTEWSACSKTCGLGISTRVTNDNRECRLEKQTRLCMVRPCESQLEQSIRKGKKCIRTPRLSKPMKFEISGCTTTKSYRPKFCGVCLDGRCCTPHRTTTLPMEFKCPDGQVMKKHMMFIKSCACHHNCPGENDIFESMYYKKMMGDMA, encoded by the exons ATGTCTGCTGGAATGAAGAAAGTGATTTTGCTGCCTTTCCTGAGCATCATGCTCTCATACATG GCTGCAGGTCAGGAGTGTAGCAACCAGTGTTCGTGCCCCTCCACTCCGCCTCAGTGCCCCCCAGGAGTGAGCCTGGTGCTGGATGGCTGCGGCTGCTGCAGGGTGTGTGCCAAACAGATGGGGGAGCTCTGCACTGAGAAAGACTTCTGTGACCCACACAAAGGCCTCTACTGTGACTTCGGAGCCCCCATCAACAGACGCATTGGAGTGTGCACAG CTCGAGAGGGAGCCACATGTGTTTTCGGAGGCATGATGTACAAGAGCGGGGAGACTTTCCAGAGCAGCTGCAAGTACCAGTGTACCTGTCTGGATGGAGCCGTTGGCTGTGTTCCTCTTTGTTCCATGGACATCAGGCTGCCCAGCCCAGACTGCCCCATGCCGAGACGCGTCAAGGTGCCCGGGAAGTGCTGCGAGGAGTGGGAGTGTGACAGACACAGTTTCATGGGCTCTGCTTTGGCCG cctacagagaggaggagacTTATGGCCCAGATCCCTCCCTGATGAGGGAAAACTGCCTGGTTCAGACTACTGAATGGAGTGCATGCTCTAAGACTTGTGGCCTTGGGATCTCCACCAGGGTCACCAACGATAACCGTGAATGCCGCCTGGAGAAACAGACCCGGTTGTGCATGGTGCGTCCATGCGAGTCACAGCTGGAGCAGAGCATTAGG AAAGGAAAAAAGTGCATTCGTACTCCCAGACTGTCAAAGCCCATGAAGTTTGAGATCTCTGGCTGCACCACCACCAAGTCCTATAGGCCAAAGTTCTGCGGCGTCTGCCTGGATGGACGCTGCTGCACCCCCCACAGAACCACCACCCTGCCCATGGAGTTCAAATGCCCCGACGGACAGGTGATGAAGAAGCACATGATGTTCATCAAGTCCTGCGCCTGTCACCACAACTGCCCTGGGGAGAACGACATCTTCGAGTCCATGTATTACAAGAAGATGATGGGAGACATGGCGTGA